The following coding sequences are from one Culex quinquefasciatus strain JHB chromosome 1, VPISU_Cqui_1.0_pri_paternal, whole genome shotgun sequence window:
- the LOC119767245 gene encoding uncharacterized protein LOC119767245 isoform X2 produces the protein MSSVPGMIGSIDHYHRSKSFANYVERFEVMCKLNKVACDADKLSWFISVSGEDVFDEIKLIFPKQEVEKLEFKEVVKQLKGRFDKAVPAMMYRFDFYNRFQLLNESSENFVLSVKLLAEDCNFNAFKDEALRDKLVMGIKDKRLQHKLLEEEDLSLAQVEKMVINTERAEKRAQQMGENRVENVGATASVLAVHQRLGPKVNSCSGRYRSRSRSRDRGHERRGRDMDRRGREVSRERRDYDRRSHNRNHSYDRSHSREQNYYNNAICNYCKRKGHIKRFCDLLAGKQVKRVNFVEEDTPETKPVFDKFNRIRINNSEDDESEMQCMKIGDKKTLSEPCLVDVRVHDKFLEMEVDTGSAVAVISQHLYEQYFNEIPLKSCNKRLVVVNGSGLEVLGQISVEIGLNKRTETGNLVVLRCLKNFTPLLGRDWLDMFYPGWKTQFLPANIIGNLDYKSTDTVLGYQADLTFKSEQPIFKKAYQVPYKIKDKFNEHLDMLERQGVITPIKASEWASPVIAIVKRMGIYA, from the exons ATGTCGTCTGTTCCCGGCATGATCGGTTCTATCGATCATTACCATCGAAGCAAGTCTTTTGCCAATTATGTTGAGCGATTTGAAGTAATGTGCAAACTCAACAAGGTGGCTTGCGATGCAGATAAGTTGTCGTGGTTTATCTCTGTGAGTGGCGAGGACGTTTttgatgaaattaaattgatttttcctAAGCAAGAAgttgaaaaacttgaatttaAGGAAGTTGTTAAGCAGCTGAAAGGCAGGTTTGATAAAGCTGTGCCAGCCATGATGTATCGATTTGATTTTTACAACCGTTTTCAACTTCTTAATGAAAGTTCTGAGAATTTTGTACTCTCAGTAAAACTTCTCGCTGAAGATTGCAACTTCAATGCATTTAAAGATGAGGCTCTTCGCGACAAACTTGTTATGGGCATTAAAGACAAACGTTTGCAACATAAACTGCTAGAAGAAGAAGATTTAAGTTTGGCGCAGGTTGAGAAGATGGTAATCAACACGGAGAGGGCTGAAAAACGGGCTCAACAAATGGGTGAAAATCGTGTGGaaaatgttggtgctactgctaGCGTTCTGGCTGTTCATCAGCGATTGGGACCAAAAGTTAATTCTTGTTCGGGGAGATATCGTTCACGCAGCAGGAGTCGTGATCGTGGTCATGAGCGCAGAGGACGTGACATGGATCGCAGAGGCCGAGAAGTGAGTCGTGAGAGGCGAGATTACGATCGCAGATCTCACAATCGTAATCACAGCTACGATCGCAGCCACAGCCGTGAACAAAATTACTACAACAATGCAATTTGTAATTATTGCAAAAGAAAGGGACATATTAAGCGTTTTTGTGATTTGCTTGCGGGTAAACAAGTTAAAAGGGTGAATTTTGTTGAAGAGGATACTCCTGAAACTAAACCGGTTTTTGACAAATTCAACAGAATCAGAATCAACAACTCTGAGGATGATGAAAGTGAGATGCAGTGCATGAAAATTGGGGATAAGAAGACCTTAAGTGAGCCGTGTTTAGTGGATGTTCGAGTTCATGacaaatttttggaaatggaaGTTGACACAGGGTCAGCAGTTGCTGTTATTAGTCAACATTTGTACGagcaatatttcaatgaaattccTCTTAAATCTTGCAATAAACGCTTGGTTGTGGTTAATGGTTCGGGTTTGGAGGTGCTTGGACAGATTTCTGTTGAAATTGGGTTGAATAAGCGAACCGAGACCGGAAATTTGGTTGttttgaggtgtttgaagaACTTTACACCACTTTTAGGCAGAGATTGGCTTGACATGTTCTATCCTGGCtggaaaactcagtttttaccGGCAAATATCATTGGAAATTTGGATTACAAATCAACTGACACAGTTTTAG GGTACCAAGCTGATCTGACCTTTAAATCAGAACAACCAATTTTCAAGAAGGCGTATCAAGTTCCGTACAAGATCAAAGACAAATTCAATGAGCATTTAGACATGTTGGAGCGACAGGGAGTGATCACACCAATCAAGGCGAGCGAGTGGGCTTCGCCAGTTATTGCGATTGTAAAAAGGATGGGGATTTACGCATG A
- the LOC119767245 gene encoding uncharacterized protein LOC119767245 isoform X1, with protein MSSVPGMIGSIDHYHRSKSFANYVERFEVMCKLNKVACDADKLSWFISVSGEDVFDEIKLIFPKQEVEKLEFKEVVKQLKGRFDKAVPAMMYRFDFYNRFQLLNESSENFVLSVKLLAEDCNFNAFKDEALRDKLVMGIKDKRLQHKLLEEEDLSLAQVEKMVINTERAEKRAQQMGENRVENVGATASVLAVHQRLGPKVNSCSGRYRSRSRSRDRGHERRGRDMDRRGREVSRERRDYDRRSHNRNHSYDRSHSREQNYYNNAICNYCKRKGHIKRFCDLLAGKQVKRVNFVEEDTPETKPVFDKFNRIRINNSEDDESEMQCMKIGDKKTLSEPCLVDVRVHDKFLEMEVDTGSAVAVISQHLYEQYFNEIPLKSCNKRLVVVNGSGLEVLGQISVEIGLNKRTETGNLVVLRCLKNFTPLLGRDWLDMFYPGWKTQFLPANIIGNLDYKSTDTVLGNLKLKYNKVFSKDFTEPITGYQADLTFKSEQPIFKKAYQVPYKIKDKFNEHLDMLERQGVITPIKASEWASPVIAIVKRMGIYA; from the exons ATGTCGTCTGTTCCCGGCATGATCGGTTCTATCGATCATTACCATCGAAGCAAGTCTTTTGCCAATTATGTTGAGCGATTTGAAGTAATGTGCAAACTCAACAAGGTGGCTTGCGATGCAGATAAGTTGTCGTGGTTTATCTCTGTGAGTGGCGAGGACGTTTttgatgaaattaaattgatttttcctAAGCAAGAAgttgaaaaacttgaatttaAGGAAGTTGTTAAGCAGCTGAAAGGCAGGTTTGATAAAGCTGTGCCAGCCATGATGTATCGATTTGATTTTTACAACCGTTTTCAACTTCTTAATGAAAGTTCTGAGAATTTTGTACTCTCAGTAAAACTTCTCGCTGAAGATTGCAACTTCAATGCATTTAAAGATGAGGCTCTTCGCGACAAACTTGTTATGGGCATTAAAGACAAACGTTTGCAACATAAACTGCTAGAAGAAGAAGATTTAAGTTTGGCGCAGGTTGAGAAGATGGTAATCAACACGGAGAGGGCTGAAAAACGGGCTCAACAAATGGGTGAAAATCGTGTGGaaaatgttggtgctactgctaGCGTTCTGGCTGTTCATCAGCGATTGGGACCAAAAGTTAATTCTTGTTCGGGGAGATATCGTTCACGCAGCAGGAGTCGTGATCGTGGTCATGAGCGCAGAGGACGTGACATGGATCGCAGAGGCCGAGAAGTGAGTCGTGAGAGGCGAGATTACGATCGCAGATCTCACAATCGTAATCACAGCTACGATCGCAGCCACAGCCGTGAACAAAATTACTACAACAATGCAATTTGTAATTATTGCAAAAGAAAGGGACATATTAAGCGTTTTTGTGATTTGCTTGCGGGTAAACAAGTTAAAAGGGTGAATTTTGTTGAAGAGGATACTCCTGAAACTAAACCGGTTTTTGACAAATTCAACAGAATCAGAATCAACAACTCTGAGGATGATGAAAGTGAGATGCAGTGCATGAAAATTGGGGATAAGAAGACCTTAAGTGAGCCGTGTTTAGTGGATGTTCGAGTTCATGacaaatttttggaaatggaaGTTGACACAGGGTCAGCAGTTGCTGTTATTAGTCAACATTTGTACGagcaatatttcaatgaaattccTCTTAAATCTTGCAATAAACGCTTGGTTGTGGTTAATGGTTCGGGTTTGGAGGTGCTTGGACAGATTTCTGTTGAAATTGGGTTGAATAAGCGAACCGAGACCGGAAATTTGGTTGttttgaggtgtttgaagaACTTTACACCACTTTTAGGCAGAGATTGGCTTGACATGTTCTATCCTGGCtggaaaactcagtttttaccGGCAAATATCATTGGAAATTTGGATTACAAATCAACTGACACAGTTTTAGGTAATCTTAAACTGAAATACAACAAAGTGTTCTCTAAAGACTTTACTGAACCAATTACAGGGTACCAAGCTGATCTGACCTTTAAATCAGAACAACCAATTTTCAAGAAGGCGTATCAAGTTCCGTACAAGATCAAAGACAAATTCAATGAGCATTTAGACATGTTGGAGCGACAGGGAGTGATCACACCAATCAAGGCGAGCGAGTGGGCTTCGCCAGTTATTGCGATTGTAAAAAGGATGGGGATTTACGCATG A